A single region of the Gossypium arboreum isolate Shixiya-1 chromosome 12, ASM2569848v2, whole genome shotgun sequence genome encodes:
- the LOC108476809 gene encoding elongator complex protein 4, producing MAAAKTRTSTFSRNLSTAAPSHGPGLKCGPNGTVFLSSGIPDLDKILGGGFPLGSLVMVMEDAEAPHHMLLLRNFMAQGLVLGQPLLYSSPARDPRGFLGTLPSPAASKDDKSQERDPDQEKGLRIAWQYKKYFGESQLDGQRDSKHEYSNEFDLRKPLERHFINGPRIDCVSIQDCPDLSTLRDRCATFLSQFPRNDGSISCAGRIAIQSFCAPQCAYSNMEWDMLSFIRYLKSMVRSSNSVAIITFPPSLLSPSFCKRWQHMADTLLSVKAIQDEDKELAQLLTGYQDMVGFLNVHKVARINTQVPVILEATTFSIKLQKRRYLVLECLNQAPVDGSSGTSYGTSGGWSSSSKTGNLDF from the exons ATGGCTGCGGCCAAGACTCGGACAAGTACCTTCTCTCGAAACCTTTCCACTGCAGCCCCATCTCATGGCCCCGGACTTAAGTGTGGGCCAAATGGCACGGTCTTTCTATCTTCTGGGATACCCGATCTTGACA AGATACTGGGTGGTGGGTTCCCATTGGGAAGTCTAGTTATGGTGATGGAAGACGCAGAAGCACCTCATCACATGCTTTTGTTGAGGAATTTCATGGCTCAGGGACTTGTTCTCGGCCAACCTCTTCTCTATTCTAGTCCAGCCAGAGATCCAAGGGGTTTTTTGGGTACTTTGCCAAGTCCTGCTGCATCCAAAGATGACAAATCCCAGGAACGCGATCCAGATCAG GAGAAAGGTCTGAGAATTGCTTGGCAGTATAAGAAGTATTTTGGTGAAAGTCAGCTCGATGGACAAAGAG ATAGTAAACATGAGTACTCTAATGAATTTGATTTGAGGAAGCCCCTAGAGAGGCACTTCATAAATGGACCACGCATAGATTGTGTTAGCATCCAAGATTGTCCTGATCTTTCCACTCTTCGAGACCGTTGTGCAACATTTTTATCCCAGTTTCCACG AAATGATGGCAGCATTTCATGTGCTGGTCGTATAGCTATCCAATCATTTTGTGCTCCACAATGTGCATATTCGAACATG GAGTGGGATATGCTTTCATTTATTAGATATCTCAAAAGCATGGTCCGGTCTTCAAATTCAGTCGCCATAATAACCTTTCCTCCTTCCCTTCTTTCACCATCCTTCTGTAAACGATGGCAGCACATGGCAGACACATTACTTTCTGTCAAGGCCATTCAAG ATGAAGACAAGGAATTGGCACAACTCCTCACCGGTTACCAGGATATGGTTGGCTTTCTGAATGTGCATAAGGTTGCACGCATCAACACACAG GTTCCTGTGATTCTTGAGGCAACAACCTTTTCAATCAAGTTGCAAAAGCGACGGTATTTGGTTTTAGAATGTCTAAATCAGGCCCCTGTCGATGGTTCAAGTGGAACATCATATGGCACGTCAGGTGGTTGGTCTAGTTCCTCCAAGACAGGGAACCTCGACTTTTGA